One genomic window of Desulfatiglans anilini DSM 4660 includes the following:
- a CDS encoding SulP family inorganic anion transporter, with product MLRRIFPFIVWFREYNWSSFRLDAISGLTVALVLIPQSMAYAQLAGLPAYYGLYASFLPPMIAALFGSSRQLATGPVAVVSLMTAASLEPLATAGSPGYIAYAVLLALMVGAFQFSLGVLKLGLVVNFLSHPVVNGFTNAAAIIIASSQLSKMFGVYVDSAAHHYETIIAVIRAALHYTHWPTFIMGAFAFAIMVALKRISPKIPNVLVAVAVTTIISWATGFQHDAKVPMDAISSPEAQALITRFNRTVEAIPPIAEKRAQAYKALEEVQQGRDMVSILEREHAVNILSIEMAQLKKESQEVREQLRSMLFAGIEEGGGLRFHLHDQAPPGAESDGRTWRIRVGNKPLDQENLPMMGGGAVVGAIPAGLPAFSIPALDWKVLLHLLPYAAIISLLGFMEAISIAKAMAAKTGQRLDPNQELIGQGLANVLGAMSRSYPTSGSFSRSAVNLQSGAQTGLASVFTSLAVVIVLLFFTPLLYHLPQSVLAAVIMMAVIGLINATGFIHAWEAQWYDGLISIISFVCTLAFAPHLDRGIMVGVVLSLLVFLYKSMRPKVAALSRHEDQSLRDCLTFGLKECKYMTLIRFDGPLFFANASYLEDKIMERMREMQHLKHIVIVSNGINDIDASGEETLSLLVDRVRSAGVDISLSGVNESVMKVLKRTHFLEKIGEDHLFPTMERAIQANYTQAHRDGQEEACPLLTVCRLA from the coding sequence ATGTTGCGCAGAATTTTTCCTTTCATCGTGTGGTTCAGGGAGTACAACTGGAGCAGTTTTCGACTCGATGCGATCTCCGGCTTGACCGTCGCGCTCGTTCTGATCCCTCAGTCCATGGCGTATGCTCAACTGGCGGGACTTCCCGCCTATTACGGTCTTTACGCATCGTTTCTTCCCCCCATGATTGCAGCGCTTTTCGGCTCCAGCCGGCAGCTTGCTACAGGCCCCGTCGCCGTGGTCTCCCTGATGACCGCCGCCTCTCTTGAACCGCTGGCCACGGCCGGAAGCCCGGGTTATATCGCCTACGCCGTGCTCCTGGCCCTCATGGTGGGGGCCTTCCAGTTTTCGTTGGGCGTCCTGAAACTCGGACTGGTGGTGAATTTCCTCTCGCACCCGGTCGTGAACGGTTTTACGAATGCGGCGGCGATCATCATCGCCTCCTCCCAGCTCTCCAAGATGTTCGGCGTGTATGTGGACAGCGCCGCCCATCACTATGAAACCATCATCGCGGTCATCCGGGCCGCCCTTCACTACACACACTGGCCGACTTTCATCATGGGCGCTTTCGCTTTCGCCATCATGGTCGCCCTGAAGCGCATCTCGCCCAAGATCCCGAACGTCCTGGTCGCCGTCGCGGTCACCACCATCATTTCATGGGCCACGGGGTTTCAGCATGACGCCAAGGTCCCTATGGATGCCATCTCAAGTCCGGAGGCCCAGGCGCTCATCACGCGCTTCAACCGGACGGTCGAGGCTATCCCCCCCATCGCGGAGAAACGCGCCCAGGCCTACAAGGCCCTCGAGGAGGTGCAGCAAGGCCGTGACATGGTCAGCATCCTCGAGCGGGAACATGCCGTGAATATCCTGAGCATCGAAATGGCTCAACTCAAGAAGGAATCGCAGGAGGTCCGTGAACAGCTCCGCTCCATGCTCTTTGCCGGCATCGAGGAAGGCGGCGGGCTTCGCTTCCACCTCCACGATCAGGCGCCTCCCGGCGCCGAAAGCGACGGACGAACCTGGCGCATAAGGGTCGGCAACAAACCGCTGGATCAAGAGAACCTCCCCATGATGGGGGGAGGAGCGGTCGTAGGCGCCATCCCCGCAGGGCTCCCGGCCTTCAGCATCCCGGCGCTCGACTGGAAGGTCCTCCTCCATCTTCTTCCCTACGCAGCGATCATCTCGCTCCTGGGTTTCATGGAGGCGATCTCCATTGCGAAGGCCATGGCGGCCAAGACCGGGCAACGCCTGGACCCCAACCAGGAGCTGATCGGTCAGGGCCTTGCCAATGTCCTCGGCGCCATGAGCCGAAGTTATCCCACCTCCGGTTCGTTTTCGCGATCGGCGGTCAATCTGCAATCCGGAGCGCAAACCGGCCTCGCCAGCGTCTTCACCAGCCTGGCCGTGGTGATCGTACTGCTTTTCTTCACCCCCCTTCTCTATCACCTCCCCCAATCCGTGCTGGCAGCCGTCATCATGATGGCGGTGATCGGGCTCATCAACGCAACCGGCTTCATCCACGCGTGGGAGGCCCAGTGGTACGACGGACTGATCTCCATCATTTCGTTTGTCTGCACCCTGGCGTTCGCGCCGCACCTCGACCGGGGCATCATGGTCGGGGTCGTCCTGTCCCTGCTGGTGTTTCTGTACAAAAGCATGCGCCCCAAGGTCGCCGCCCTTTCCCGCCACGAAGACCAATCCCTGCGCGATTGTCTGACCTTCGGGCTGAAGGAGTGCAAGTACATGACCTTGATCCGGTTCGACGGGCCGCTCTTCTTCGCCAACGCCAGTTACCTCGAAGACAAGATCATGGAGCGGATGCGTGAGATGCAACACCTCAAACATATCGTTATCGTCTCCAACGGCATCAACGACATCGACGCCTCGGGGGAGGAAACTCTCTCTCTGCTCGTTGACCGGGTCAGAAGCGCTGGCGTGGATATTTCACTGAGCGGGGTCAATGAATCGGTCATGAAGGTTCTGAAGCGGACCCATTTTCTGGAAAAGATCGGCGAAGATCATCTTTTTCCAACCATGGAAAGAGCGATTCAGGCAAACTACACGCAGGCCCATCGCGACGGGCAGGAGGAAGCCTGTCCGCTCCTAACGGTGTGCCGTCTGGCGTAG
- a CDS encoding TetR/AcrR family transcriptional regulator, whose amino-acid sequence MVKKRDAILNTAAKLFSEHGFKETSIADIARATGVAEGTIFYHFKSKEDLFLAILQEVKEDILREFNTYRKESEPLSGLQMMEEAISFYLYLAAKMDERFLLLHRHYPYKLAEVNPVCRGYLEDIFNCLLDIFEQAVELGQKDRSIAPMPARKNALIVLTMVDGLVRFRDYNLYDAAALHSELLSAVRRMLRNPSF is encoded by the coding sequence ATGGTCAAGAAACGGGACGCCATTTTGAACACCGCTGCGAAACTTTTTTCGGAACACGGGTTCAAGGAAACCTCCATCGCAGACATCGCCCGAGCGACGGGGGTCGCCGAAGGAACGATCTTCTACCATTTCAAGAGCAAGGAGGATCTTTTCCTGGCAATTCTGCAGGAGGTCAAGGAGGACATCCTGCGGGAGTTCAACACCTACCGGAAAGAGAGTGAGCCGCTATCCGGCCTTCAGATGATGGAAGAGGCCATCTCTTTCTATCTGTATCTCGCTGCAAAGATGGATGAACGCTTTCTCCTCCTCCACAGGCATTACCCCTATAAGCTCGCAGAGGTGAACCCTGTCTGCCGCGGTTATCTGGAGGATATCTTCAATTGTCTCCTGGACATCTTCGAGCAGGCCGTCGAACTGGGGCAGAAAGACAGAAGCATTGCCCCCATGCCTGCCCGCAAAAACGCCCTGATCGTTTTGACCATGGTCGACGGGCTGGTCCGCTTCCGGGACTACAATCTCTACGATGCGGCGGCCCTCCACAGTGAACTGCTCTCAGCAGTCCGTCGAATGCTTCGGAACCCTTCTTTTTAG
- the xrtH gene encoding exosortase H, translating to MAEEKPRGEKDIRIWKFVVTYVLLMGLFLLLIGLEPVKKILDINGVYTEMIIYLTAWILEPFNIVQGISGSVINVKGLTMDVRFGCNGLEAFLIYTVAILAFPAQVRKKIVGIVGGFLVLQILNVLRIAGLGLSGVYLKKYFEYLHIYVAQGIMIAVALVLFLFWLNYATGKSD from the coding sequence ATGGCTGAGGAAAAACCCCGAGGGGAAAAGGATATCCGGATATGGAAGTTCGTCGTGACCTATGTGCTTTTAATGGGGCTTTTCTTGCTGCTGATCGGCCTTGAACCGGTCAAGAAGATTTTGGACATCAATGGTGTCTACACGGAGATGATCATCTATCTCACGGCATGGATACTCGAACCGTTCAACATTGTTCAGGGGATCAGCGGTTCCGTGATCAACGTGAAGGGACTGACGATGGATGTGCGCTTCGGATGCAACGGCCTGGAGGCTTTTCTGATCTACACCGTTGCGATCCTTGCCTTTCCGGCGCAGGTGAGGAAGAAGATCGTGGGCATTGTCGGAGGTTTTTTGGTTCTGCAGATTTTGAACGTCCTAAGGATAGCGGGATTGGGGTTGAGTGGGGTCTATCTGAAAAAATACTTCGAATATCTGCATATCTATGTTGCTCAAGGCATTATGATCGCGGTTGCACTGGTGCTCTTTCTGTTCTGGCTGAACTATGCCACCGGGAAATCGGACTAA
- a CDS encoding response regulator, translating to MGTTSRERIRVLGVDDEEVILELYREILRFDSHSNAYQSIPYYFETSICRQGDEAVEHVRASLRDHDPYAVILLDINMPPGPDGITTAQIIRGMDPDVNIVLATGYSGFDLRDISRKIMPPDKLLYIQKPFHPQEILQLAAALGGKWLAELQYRRIQENLEVQVKQRTAALTQSNLQLKKEVEHRTRTEAALRASEANFRNIISSNADAIVILSSAGEALYVNPAGQSLFGRTEADFKTPFELPLKRGGEPVEMEIADGDTLRVAEVRFVETKWEGETAFLASLRDVTQRKQMERELEKNLQQLQTTIRGTIQAMASAVEKRDPYTAGHQQRVADLSKAIAEALDLPAEKIQGLYLAALIHDVGKISVPAEILSKPGNLTEIELMFIQTHARSGYEILREIPFPWPIAEIVLQHHEKIDGSGYPNGLSGNHILTEAKILSVADVVEAMASHRPYRPSLGITAALEEIEKKKGIHFDEKAVDACLSLFTRKDFPFQV from the coding sequence TTGGGCACAACTTCAAGAGAGCGTATCCGGGTCCTGGGTGTCGATGATGAAGAGGTCATTCTCGAGCTGTACAGGGAAATCCTTCGATTCGACAGCCATTCAAATGCGTATCAGTCTATCCCTTATTACTTCGAAACAAGCATCTGCCGGCAGGGTGACGAGGCGGTAGAGCACGTCCGGGCGTCGCTGCGCGACCATGACCCATACGCCGTGATTCTGCTCGACATCAACATGCCGCCCGGCCCGGATGGCATCACCACCGCTCAGATAATCCGCGGGATGGACCCCGACGTCAACATCGTGCTCGCTACTGGTTACAGCGGTTTCGATTTGAGAGACATCTCCCGCAAAATCATGCCGCCTGATAAATTGCTCTACATCCAGAAACCATTCCATCCGCAAGAGATTCTTCAACTGGCCGCCGCCCTGGGCGGAAAATGGCTGGCAGAACTGCAATACCGCCGAATCCAGGAAAATCTTGAAGTTCAGGTGAAGCAACGAACCGCAGCCTTGACGCAAAGCAACCTCCAACTGAAAAAAGAAGTGGAACATCGCACCAGAACGGAAGCCGCGCTCCGCGCCAGCGAAGCCAATTTCCGAAACATCATCTCGAGCAACGCCGATGCGATTGTCATCCTTTCCTCCGCCGGCGAGGCGCTTTATGTCAACCCCGCCGGTCAATCTCTTTTCGGCAGAACGGAGGCGGATTTCAAAACGCCCTTTGAACTCCCCCTTAAAAGGGGGGGAGAGCCTGTCGAAATGGAAATCGCTGACGGCGATACCCTTCGCGTCGCCGAGGTGCGGTTTGTGGAGACCAAGTGGGAAGGGGAAACCGCCTTTCTTGCCTCCCTCAGAGACGTCACGCAGCGCAAACAGATGGAAAGGGAACTGGAAAAGAACCTGCAGCAGCTTCAAACGACGATACGGGGCACCATTCAAGCAATGGCCTCCGCTGTGGAAAAACGCGATCCATACACGGCCGGCCACCAGCAGCGCGTCGCCGATCTGTCGAAAGCTATCGCTGAAGCCCTCGATCTTCCCGCTGAAAAGATCCAGGGACTTTACCTGGCAGCCCTGATCCATGATGTCGGCAAAATCTCCGTTCCTGCTGAGATCCTCAGTAAGCCCGGCAACTTGACCGAAATCGAACTGATGTTCATCCAGACCCACGCCCGGAGTGGGTATGAAATCCTGAGAGAAATCCCGTTTCCCTGGCCCATAGCCGAGATTGTCCTTCAGCATCACGAAAAAATCGATGGCTCCGGGTATCCGAATGGTCTTTCCGGTAATCATATCCTGACGGAGGCTAAAATCCTCAGTGTAGCTGACGTCGTCGAGGCGATGGCCTCCCATCGTCCTTACAGGCCATCGCTCGGTATCACCGCCGCGTTGGAGGAGATCGAAAAGAAAAAAGGCATTCACTTCGACGAAAAAGCGGTCGATGCCTGCCTTTCGTTATTCACCCGCAAAGACTTTCCGTTCCAGGTATGA
- a CDS encoding TRAP transporter substrate-binding protein: MMVKRLIQLSFCLFGLLGVVLMPAGAEASAEKLTFSIFFPPTHAQAKMAIDFAKEIEMRTQNRVEITCFPGGTLTGASQVYDGVVNGISDLGNSCFAYTRGRFPVMAVVDLPLGYLNGLVASRVADTFAMETRPEELDDVKVLYVHAHGPGLLHTRKPVQTLEDLKGMKIRATGLSAKIVEALGAVPVAMPQGGTYEALQKGVVEGTFGPIEVLKGWKQGEVIQYTTECFNVGYTTAMFVVMNLQKWNALPDDIKKIIDAASREWVDVHGRAWDDADREGREYTLGLGNKIIPLSPEESSKWRAAVKPVIDDYIETTPDGQTHVDRIQGILNKYQP; encoded by the coding sequence ATGATGGTTAAACGGTTGATTCAGCTATCGTTCTGTTTGTTTGGACTGCTCGGCGTGGTGCTGATGCCCGCCGGCGCGGAGGCATCGGCGGAGAAACTGACGTTCAGCATCTTTTTCCCGCCGACGCATGCCCAGGCGAAGATGGCCATTGATTTTGCGAAAGAGATCGAAATGCGGACCCAAAACCGCGTCGAGATCACGTGTTTTCCGGGGGGGACCCTGACCGGTGCCTCTCAGGTCTATGACGGGGTGGTCAACGGCATCAGCGATCTGGGTAATTCCTGTTTTGCCTACACGCGCGGACGGTTTCCCGTGATGGCAGTGGTCGATCTGCCTTTGGGGTATCTCAACGGCCTCGTGGCGAGCCGGGTTGCGGACACCTTTGCCATGGAGACCAGGCCGGAGGAACTCGATGATGTCAAAGTCCTTTACGTTCATGCGCATGGGCCGGGCCTTCTCCACACCCGGAAGCCGGTTCAGACGTTGGAGGACCTGAAAGGGATGAAGATCCGTGCCACCGGCCTGAGCGCAAAGATCGTCGAGGCCCTGGGTGCTGTTCCTGTGGCGATGCCGCAGGGTGGAACCTATGAAGCCCTTCAGAAAGGGGTGGTCGAGGGGACCTTCGGTCCGATAGAGGTGCTGAAGGGGTGGAAACAGGGCGAGGTGATCCAATACACGACCGAATGTTTCAACGTCGGATACACGACCGCCATGTTCGTTGTCATGAATCTGCAGAAGTGGAATGCACTTCCCGATGATATCAAGAAGATCATCGATGCGGCCAGCCGGGAATGGGTCGATGTCCATGGACGTGCCTGGGACGATGCGGATCGGGAAGGCCGTGAATACACCTTGGGCCTGGGGAACAAGATCATTCCCCTTTCGCCGGAAGAAAGCTCGAAATGGCGAGCAGCCGTCAAGCCGGTTATCGATGATTACATCGAGACGACGCCGGACGGTCAGACACACGTGGACCGGATCCAGGGTATTCTAAACAAATACCAACCCTGA
- a CDS encoding TRAP transporter small permease yields MEWIERAGRMAARVLFWIAGAAIVFMMLLTCADVVLRYFRMPIPGTYELVCYLGALGVGFAMAHTSVEKGHVAVSVLVRLLPRRAQGFIGSVTVFFSLVFFMLISWQSWSYADQLRRSGEVSLTLQLPFHPFVYGIAVAAGAVCFVLLGDLARQIRKVFAA; encoded by the coding sequence ATGGAATGGATCGAAAGGGCTGGTAGAATGGCCGCTCGTGTGCTTTTTTGGATCGCCGGAGCGGCCATTGTGTTTATGATGCTTCTGACCTGCGCGGACGTGGTTCTGCGTTATTTTCGCATGCCCATTCCGGGGACCTATGAACTGGTGTGCTATCTCGGGGCTTTGGGGGTGGGGTTCGCCATGGCTCATACCTCTGTGGAAAAAGGGCATGTGGCCGTGAGCGTCCTGGTCAGGCTTTTGCCCCGGCGGGCGCAGGGGTTTATCGGGTCCGTAACCGTATTCTTCAGCCTGGTATTTTTTATGCTGATCAGTTGGCAATCCTGGTCCTATGCCGATCAGTTGCGCCGCTCCGGCGAGGTTTCCCTGACGCTTCAGCTCCCGTTCCACCCCTTTGTCTATGGCATCGCCGTCGCCGCCGGGGCCGTTTGTTTCGTGCTCCTGGGGGACCTGGCGCGGCAGATCAGGAAGGTCTTCGCCGCATGA